ATGACAGGAGAAGAGCCCTCTCATAAGGAAACGAAAGAGAGGGAAGCCGGCAGGGTGGCGGATGGGGCCGTAGTACCGATGAAGTTCTGGAAACAGAACAGAGGGAAGGGCTCCTGCTGAAGGAATGCTTCTGCAAGAAACGAAGGAGCGTGTATTGCGCGAGCTATCAAGCACGGAATGGCTTCGGGAGTCTCAGAAGAAGCTGCATGCAAAGGCGAAAGCCGAGCCGAAGTTCCGGTTCTACAGTCTGTACGATAAGACGTATCGTACGGATGTGTTGGAAGAGGCCTATCGCAAAGCCAAAGCCAACGGTGGAGCAGGCGGGGTGGATGGAGAGACCTTTGACGATGTAGAGAGGAAGGGTGTCGCTGTCTATCTTGCCGAACTTCAGCTTGAGATGAAGGAACGGCGCTATGAGCCGAAACCAGTACGACGTGTGTATATCCCGAAACCGAATGGCAAGGAGCGTCCGCTCGGCATACCGACCATCCGGGACCGGATCGTGCAGACGGCTTTTCTGATGATACTGGAACCGATCTTCGAGGCGGATTTTGCCGACTCAAGTTACGGGTTCCGTCCGGAAAAGAGCGCACACGATGCGGTGCGGGAGATATACAAGTACCTGAACTGGGAATGCACCGAAGTGTACGATGTCGATCTGGAGCAGTACTTTGACACGGTCGACCACGGCAAGCTCATGAAGCTCGTTGCACGGCGCATCAGCGACGCGCAGATACTTCATGTGATCAAGCAGTGGTTGAGCTGCGGGTACGTCGAAGACGACCAGCACCGGCAGACGACACAAGGCACACCACAGGGCGGGGTGATCAGTCCGCTGCTGGCGAATATCTATCTGAACCCAGTCGATCAGGCGTTCAAGAGGGAGAGGCTTGGCAACATCAGTAAGGGGTCCATCCACCTTGTCCGGTATGCTGACGATATGGTGATCCTGGCACAAAAGAATCTGGAGAAGGGCATAACCCTGCTGCATCACTATCTGGAACGGCTGGGGTTGCGTCTGAACAACGAGAAGACACGCCGCCTGCGGTTGGACATTGGCAATAGCGTGGACTTCCTCGGCTTCCGCTTCCACAATGTCAGGAGCAGGCAGAACGGCTCACGGCTGATGTTGGTCTATCCGAGTGCGCGGAGTCAAACCAAGTTCCGCGCCACCGTACGGAAATATGTCCATCACTCCATACCGCTACGGGTGAAGGATCAGGTGCAAAACCTGAACCGGTTCCTGCGCGGGTGGATGGGATACTTCCGGCTCGGACATGGATCGGCAGTGTTCCGCAAGCTGGCGCATTTTGTCAATCTTCGCGTCCGGCACACCATCTGGCGACGCAGAGGCAGGCGTGGGTATGGGTTCGGTAAGCTGACCTCGGACTACATCTATGGTCAGCTCGGCCTGTTCTACGACTACCACGTCGCACGGCTTTGACCAATGTCTGTCAGACCTTCAGGAGCGCTGGATGAGGGAAATCCTCACGTCCAGTGCGACGAGGGTTCAAAAGGCAATAGAGTGATGGTCTGCTTGAGCGGGACACTCGCCCGAAAGGAGAGATCCGGTCTGGGCTCACAGGACCTGCACACCACTACACTTTTGTCCTACTCTACAAAAAATGAAGTAGTGTTTAAGGGGTAAACTGTGAGGAACGAGGTGGATTCTCAACTCGAGAAGGCATATCGAATCGGACTGGGGCGAACAGTCTTGCCGGTCTTCTGTCTGCTACTGCTCGCCTCTTCTCCAAACGGGACTGCCAGAGCGCAATGGACCAGAACCAATTGGCCGCAGAGTAAGGTTATCCATGCGCTGATGGTCAGTGAAGCGGATCTGTATGGTGGATCAACGGCTGGCATCATGCGCTCGACCGACGACGGGGCAAGCTGGTCGTATCCGGAGAGCACGTTTTCGTATCGTCGCGGCTACAGTTTTGCCAGTCGGGGAGAGCTTCTTTTCGCAGGGACCACAACGGGACTGTATCGGTCCACCAATCGGGGGCGCGTTTGGGATCGAGTTGAGGTCGGCTTGAGTAGGCCGGAGCTCAGTGTCTATGGGATCGCTCTGCTCGATAGTGCGATCTTTATCGGCACGGGCGGGCAAGGAATAGCGGTGTCGACCGACGCGGGGGTATTGTGGCAACGACTTCCCGACGGGCTTGATCTTGACGTCGTTGAATTCCTGACGGCATTGGATTCCAACCTCTTCGCATCAATCAATTCAACAAAGATGATTCGCTCCACGGACCGGGGCATCACCTGGCAACGTTCCGACAAGGGGCTTCCTTATAATAGTGTCTTTGGGGTAGAGAAGGTGGGCAACATGTACCTTGCCCTGACGATGCAGGGCATCTATGAATCATCCGATACCGGAACAACCTGGACTCCCCGAAAGACGACGGGTCTGGAAGGGATCATTTCTATCTGCCTGATCGAATCCCATGGCTCTTTGATCATGGGCACCGGCTCCGGAGTGTTCGTGTCCCGGGATTCAGGTTATACTTGGACAAACATGAGCACGGGCCTCGACACGATCGTGAATGATGTTTGGATACTGAGAGTGAAGGGGGATTTTCTGTACGCGGCAGTCTATGGTTATGGGCTCTGGCGGCGACCCCTCTCTGAACTTACTTCCGTGGAATCGCCGGATCTTCCCGTCCCCGTCCGGCATGCGCTCCTTCAAAACTATCCCAACCCCTTCAACCCGTCGACGACAATACGCTACGGGCTCCCGAGTCGAGGGCATGTGACCCTGACGGTTTTCAACACCCTCGGGCAACAGGTCTCGACGCTTGTCCAAGGGGAACAAGATCCCGGCTACCATGAAGTCCGTTTCGACGGCGCGAACCTCCCGAGCGGGGTGTATTTCTATCGGATGAACGCATCGAGCTACACGGAGACGAAGAAGTTGTTGCTTGTCCGGTGACGGTGGAGTCACGCAGAGTTGTGCGAGAGGCTCGTTCCGGTTTTCGGGGCGGGCCTTTTGTGTTTCTGTGGGGTGTTTCGTGGTGTCGGAATTCGGGGAAGAGGGGAGTAGAATTGGAGAGCGGATTATCGATTATCAACGGATAATGGACAATGGATGATGGGGGTGAAAGATCTTATGGCCAAAGGAGACGATATCGCCGCCAGATTGGTGGCGTTTGCCGTAGCAGTGCTGGATCTGTGTGACAAGTTGCCGAAGACTCCGCAGGGCACGCACATCGCAGGACAACTCTTGCGGTCTGGTACATCCGGTGCGCCCAACTATGGAGAGGCACGTGCCGCGGAGAGTCTGAGTGATTTCATTCACAAGCTGGGCATCGTGTTGAAGGAGCTCAACGAGTCACGGGTGTGGCTGGAGATGATACAGAAGAGGGCTACATTCAGAGTGAGATCGTAACACCCGCCCTGGATGAGTGTATCGCTCTCAGCAAGATCATCGCGGTGAGCCGCAGGACAGCAGCAGAAAACGCAGGCAGGATACGGCAGGGGAGTTCTACAAAAAAGTAGAGCCCGGAAAACCTCCGGGCTCTTAATTATCCATGATCCATGGATAATGGATAACGGCTGGCTTTGATATAAAACCGTACACCTGATACTTGTTGTGAGCTGGTCTTTTCTGAGGTAGCTTTTCTTGGTGATGTATGAGTCCAAGACCTTCCATCAGATGAGACGGCTCAGTGAGACAACAGAAAGCACAACAGCTCTTTGCCGAAGTCCATCGGCTTCACGGCCTGGGCAAGAACAACAGCCAAATTGCCGAGGCGCTAACGCTTCGACGCGCCACTGTCGTCGATTGGCTGAGTCGGAGCGAGTACCAGGACAATCGTGGTTGGAAGGCCGGTCGGGCTCGCAAGCATACGGATCCTGGCGTTACCAAAAAGATTCTACGGCTGAAGAAACGTCGCGTCCAGGAAAACTATCTGGTCGGCAGTGAGTATGTCCAGATGGACTATGCAAAAGCGTTCCCGAACGAGGAACCGCCTTCTGTCTGGTTCATCGACAGCATTGTCCGCAAGGCCGGGCTCCAGACGCGGAAGCCCAAAGCGAAGCGGCGCGGTGGATCAGCGTATCTCCTGTACCCCGTGGTCTCGATGCACCGCCTCGGGCTCATTCAGCAGTCCGCCGACTTCATCGGCAAAAAGTATATAGACGGTGTCACACGGCCGGTCACGATCTTCTCGAGTTGTTACTACCGGCCGTTTAAGATGTATCAGATTCAGCGAACCGAAGCAGAAAAGGCCGCTTTTGCGATCGAGATCCTGTCCCGGCAGTGGGCAGACCTTCCCGTCCCGCATGTCGTACGGATCGACAACGGTGGCCCCTTCCGAGGGACCAGTCGGGCTGCTCGCTTCCTCGGGACGTTTGTCGTGTTTCTCTTGAACCTGGGGATCACGCCACTGTTCGGATCCCCGTCGCGTCCTTGGACCAACGGTGCGGTCGAAGGCTACAACCGAGTCTTCACCGAGAAGGTCTGGCTCAAGAACCGTTTCCGTTCTTTGGAAGAAGTCGACAAGGAAAATGATCGCTTCAATGCCGAAGGCCGGGAGCTCTTTGACTTTCGCTATCGCTCACTTGTTGACCGCTACCAAGCTCGGCGCCTGGAGCCTTCACGGGTGATCAAGACCGACTCTTTGAGAACACGGCGCAACAAGAAGATCAGTTTCATCCGCTTCGTCGAGCCGGCCTTGGATGAGCCAAGACCACACATAGTAGTTATGAATGAGCGAGTCTATCTGCCGGAGGCATATCTTCACCAGTTTGTCTTTGCCACCTGGGATCTGGAAGAAGAAAAGCTCTCTATTGTCTCTGAATATCAAGGAACATGTACACCGATCATGCAACACCCCTTCAAAATCAATGAATGAACAGGGTGTACGGTTTTATACCAAAGCTAGCGGATAACTGATAATTCAAAAGCCCGCCGAAGGCGGGCTTTTGTGGCGGGGCGGACGGGGGTCTCACAGAACCCTCATCCTCTGCGAATTCCGCACGGAAACGCTGAAACGACGACGTTGAGACCTTGACAAGCGTTCACGTACAGGATATATTGTATCTGGATGACCGTGGTGGCCGGTTCTCACTTGGGTGACGAAACATATGCCCGTAATTTCGATGTTCTATGGAATCGTCGTGTTGATGTACTACTTCGACGACAAGAAACACAAGACACCCCATATCCATGCTCAGTATGGGGAAGAAGAGGCCGTCGTTTCCATCCCTGAGGGAAATGTCATCGCCGGAACGCTGCCGCCGGCGAAGCTGAGACTTGTTCTTGCATGGATCGAGATTCACAAAGAAGAGCTCCTTGCAAATTGGCGGCTGGCCACAGAAGGTCAACAGGTTTTTAACATCGATCCGTTGAAGTGATCATATGAATAAGCTCATCTCGGTAACGCCACAGGACGATCACACGCTTGTTCTTGTATTCGATGATGGATCGCAGCGCCTGTTCGATGTACGCCCATATCTTGACAAAGGGATCTTTGTCGAACTCAAGAACCTCGCCTATTTCAGACAGGTCAGGATCGCTTTTGGAACCGTCCAGTGGCCGCACCAACAGGACATCGCTCCTGAGACTCTCTATCATGACTCCAGAGCGTATGTCGCTTCGTAGCGATCCTTCTGAGTTCACCGGTTTCGGCGTGGATGACTGAAGATCAACCGTTCTGTGATAACCTGGCAGAGTGGTCTCAGGGCACATTTTGGATGGTGCTCCGGGAGGCAGAATGACAAAGCAGCAACGCAAGACACGGGAGCTCATCATCGAGGGTGTGAAGGAATCCGTCGCAAGAGCTCTCGAGCGTCATAAGAAACTGGGCGAATCGGTGGCGGTGTGGAAGGATGGCAAAGTGGTGATGCTAAAGCCAAGCCAGATTCCTTCGAGGTCACGTCGTCAGTACAAGTAGGTGCATCGCTTTCTGAGATTGAAAGCGAGGCTGGCGCTTTCTTTGTACTGCGCAATATAGAATAGTGCTATCGGGGGGAACGATGGAACTGCATATGCCTCTTGTCCGGGTGTTCTGGATGGGAGGCATTCGTGTTTTGTCGTGGATGTGCCTTATGGCCGCACCAATGAGTCTGGTTGGGCCTCAGTCCACCAGATCGCAGACGGACGTGTTCCCCCTCCAAATTAGTCGGCACCTGCAATATGGATATCGACAAGAGTCATGCGATTGGTATTTCTAGACGATCTGCTTGATCATTATGACTCGACGATGCGATCTTCGACCAACTCGAACGGATGGACTGTGAAGATCTCAAGGATCACTTTCCTTCCCGTGGCCTGGACCACAATTGCGGCCGCCCAGTGGGTGGCTCGTTCTGCGGGATTTGATCCAGTGCATCTCATGACACAACATCAGGGGGCGACTCAACGGTGAAGACCGCGTGGAGGGGATTCGTGCTCCTTGTCGTAGCTCTGTCCGGCCTTGCCTTCCGCTCAGGGGCAGCGGGGAACGGTACGCCGGCCACGGAGGGGACGCCGCGTTTGTCCGTAGGCGGCGAGGCCCCGGTCGTCATCGTGGTGGACACGGCGGGTGTTCTCCACGGTTGGGGGTACAACGGACTCGGCAGTCTCGGCAATGGTGCAAATGCTGACACCCAGCGAACCCCGGCGGCAGTTGTGATGAATGGCCTGTTGTCGGGCAAGACCATTGTAGCGCTGGCAGGCGGCACGTATCATATGCTTGCGCTGGATTCAGACGGGAGGGTCTATGCGTGGGGATACAACCGTTCTGGCCAGCTGGGGGACGGGACCACAGTGGACAGCAACGTCCCCGTCGCCGTCTACACGCAGGGCGCGCTGGAGGGAGAGAGGATCATCGCAATTGCTGCCGGATGGGACCATTCTCTCGCTCTCTCGGCCGATGGGGCTGTGTACGCCTGGGGCCGTAACGGGAGCGGCCAGCTCGGCGATGGAACGACATTGGGCTCGAATGTCCCTGTTGCTGTGCGGGCCGATGGTGCCCTGTCCGGCAAGTTCGTTACGGCGATCAGTGCAGGTGGGTACCATTCCCTCGCGTTAACCTCGGAGGGCACGGTGTATGCCTGGGGGCTTAATAATGATGGAGCTCTCGGCGATGGGGGTTCCACCAGCAGTTCCCTGCCCGTTCGTGTTTATTCGGAGGGGGAGATGTCGGGTGCGTTCATCACAGCGGTAAGTGGTGGCGGATGGTATTCGCTTGCACTTTCGTCTGGGGGCGTTGTGTATGCGTGGGGCAACGGTCAATGGCTCGGGAGGAGGTGGGCTGGAAACAGTGCTGTGCCCATCGTGGTTCGGGAAGCTCTTGAGGGAAGGACAATCACGGCGATCGCCGCGGGCAGGGTCCACGCTCTTGTTCTGGATTCGGAGGGGGCAGTGCATGGATGGGGCCGAAATGACAATGGGGGCCTCTGCAACAGAAGCTTGTATGCAACCTACGTCCCTGTCACCGTGGTCAGGGCCGGTGAGCTGGCCGGGACGACAATTTCCCGCATTTTTGCTGGGGCGGAATTCTCGTATGCCGTCTCTTCTGATCGTCGTCTCTATGCGTGGGGTCTCAATCGCTTCGGCCAGGTTGGCGACGGCACGACGGTGAACAGGTGGTCTCCGGTGGCGACGCTTATCCACCGCATCGCTACGGACGTAGCGGACGACTCGCCAGAGTCCCCGTCAGGATTCACGCTTCGGCAAAACTACCCCAACCCCTTCAACCCATCGACGACCATCCGCTACGGTCTCCCGATTCGGTCTCACGTCTCTCTCACCGTGTACAACACGCTTGGTCAGGGTGTAGCTACACTCATGAACGGAGAACAAGACCCCGGTTACCATGAAGTGCGCTTCGACGGCTCGACACTCCCGAGCGGCGTGTACTTCTACCGCCTTCAATCACGGAGCTATGCGGAGACGAAGAAGTTATTGCTTATTCGGTGACGGTGGGGTCACGCAAGGCAGTGCGAAAGGCTCGTCCTTGTTTTCTGGGCGGGCCGCGGAAAGTCTGAGTGATTTCATTCGCAAATTGGGTATTGTGATGAAGGAACTCAACGAGTCACGGGTGTGGCTGGAGATGATACGTGGCGTCAAACATGTGGCGAAGTCTGATGATATCACTCTTCTTCGGCATACACCACCCGGGCTTCCGCTACCACTTGTTGTCGAAAATACTTGCTCAGGCTTGCGGGAGTGTGGAGATCGACCGGTCTCTCGAATATCTCTGAAAGATCCTCTGCGATCCTGGCGTAGGCAAATCCAGGCGTTCGACCCGTCTCGAATTCCACGAGAAGATCGATATCACTCTCGGATGAACGAGATCCGTCAGCCGTTGAACCAAACACCATGAGGCGCCGGACATGATATTTCTGGCAAACGTCTCTTAGGGTTGGTGTTGCCAGGGGCGGGAGAGGCTCAGTATGGGTTGGTGACGTGGACATGGGACGGACGACATAGAGGGACTACAATGTCTGCATCTCGCAATATACGACATCCATCGTTGGAATCAATGGAGTGTGGTCGGTCCGGGTAGCACCTTAGGCTTGCCTGGCAGGGCAGAAAATGATGGATCGGAAATGCGGCGGGAAGTACCCAAAACATGTAGAGCCCGTCCCGCGAAGCGGGCTCCGGGCTCTAAATTATCCATGATCCATGGAAAACTGATCATTCGATCCCGCGAACCGGGATCGAGCGGGGCGGACGGGGGGTCTCACAGAACACTGATGATACTTGAATTCACCAGATTGGGACCAGATCCGGCGCCAACCATCGTTGCCATGTCCATCTCTATTGACAAACCCTGAGAATCCCGGTACTTTCTTGCGGCGAAGAGCATGTTTGCCGCGCGGACTCGGGGATCTTGCATGGTTGACTTACGTCAAACACTTCACGCGAAACGGACCGGCGCTTCTACCCATAGTAACGGTTCTTTTTGTTCCCGCATTGAAGCGCTGCATCGCCGAGAAAATCCCCGACGTTCAATCGAAGGCAATTCCACTCAAGCACGGACACCAGAAATGCTCAAACACCGGTTCAGCTGCATCGCCATTGTCATCCTTGGGTTGCTCAACAGTAGCCTGGCCCAGACGTCGTTCTCACCTGCTATCGAGGGGGGATTCATTCGACTCCTTTCGGAACAAAACGTCCCTGGTGTCTCAATTGCCCAGATCAGTGGAGGTAAGATCGTAGCTCTTGGCGCATACGGACGGCAGGATTCCGTGGATGCTGCGAAGACGACGACTCTCTACAATGTTGCCTCATTGGCGAAGCCAATTTCCGCCGAAGTAGCGCTTCGCCTCGTCTCAAGGGGGACGATTTCACTCGACGAGCCGATGGTCAACTACTGGACCGATCCTGACATAGCCCGGGACGATCGGCGGATGCTCTTGACGCCGCTGTTCTCCTTGACCCACCGGACCGGCTTTGCCGCCAATTGGCGCTCAGAGGATGGCGGTACGCTCAGGTTCACGAGCACCCCGGGTACAACATTCCATTATTCGGGAGAAGGGTACGAATACCTGGCGCGATTCATCCAGAAGAAAACGAACCGCGACCTCCAGGCGCAGGCAAAAGAGCTGCTCTTTACTCCGGCAGAGATGGCGGCGACATCTTACGTATGCCAACCCTGGTTCGAAGGCAGAGTGGCCCTTCCGGCCGGTAAGGACGGCGGGTGGATCGAGCCTATGTTCACAGCCAGCCCGCTCGCCTCCGATCTCCTCTATACGACCGCCGGGGACTATGCCAGATTTCTGATACAGGTGATGAACAATGAGGGTATCACGGATTCTCTTGCACGCGAGCGCCAGCGAGTTCAGGTGAACCTGCTGGAAGAAATCGGTCAGTCAATTCCGGTTGAGCTTCGTCCCGATGAGCTGGGCATGGGCCTGGGGTGGATGGTGATTCGGTTCAAGCAAACGACATTTTTCATGCATACAGGCCATGACCCGGGTGTCCATACGTTCGCGTATCTGAGTCCGACGAACGGAACAGGTGCGGTGATCCTGACGAACGGCGAGAAGGGAAAGAGCATCGTCGCTCCCATTCTCAAGGAGATCGGGGTGGAGCCTGAACTCGTAGCTCTTCTGGAAAGGACAATGCGGTAGATCGTGATCCCCAAGCTCTTCCTGATACGTGGTACAAAACGAGCAATGGTGTCGACATCGCAGCCCGCCACCTTGTGTTGAAGGAACTCAACGAGTCACGGGTGTGGCTGGAGATGATACAGAAGAGGGCATACATTCAGAGTGAGACCGTAACACCCGCCCTGGATGAATGGCTCGCTCTGAGCAAGATCATCGCAGTGAGCCGGAGGACAGTAGCGGAGAATGCAGGCAGGATACGGCAGGCCAGCGCTGCAAAATGAGAGAGCCCGGAAATTCTTCCGGGCTCTAAATTATCCATGATCCATGGATAATGGATAACTGATAATTCGATCCCGCGAAGCGGGATCGGGCGGGGCGGACGGGGGTCTCACAGAACCCTCATCTTCTGCGAATTCGGCACGGAATCGCTGAAACGACGAAGTTGAGACCTTGACAAGCGCTCCCATACAGGATATATTGTATCTGGATGACCGTAGTGGCCGCTTCTCACTTGGGTGACGAAACATATGC
Above is a window of Ignavibacteriota bacterium DNA encoding:
- the ltrA gene encoding group II intron reverse transcriptase/maturase encodes the protein MRELSSTEWLRESQKKLHAKAKAEPKFRFYSLYDKTYRTDVLEEAYRKAKANGGAGGVDGETFDDVERKGVAVYLAELQLEMKERRYEPKPVRRVYIPKPNGKERPLGIPTIRDRIVQTAFLMILEPIFEADFADSSYGFRPEKSAHDAVREIYKYLNWECTEVYDVDLEQYFDTVDHGKLMKLVARRISDAQILHVIKQWLSCGYVEDDQHRQTTQGTPQGGVISPLLANIYLNPVDQAFKRERLGNISKGSIHLVRYADDMVILAQKNLEKGITLLHHYLERLGLRLNNEKTRRLRLDIGNSVDFLGFRFHNVRSRQNGSRLMLVYPSARSQTKFRATVRKYVHHSIPLRVKDQVQNLNRFLRGWMGYFRLGHGSAVFRKLAHFVNLRVRHTIWRRRGRRGYGFGKLTSDYIYGQLGLFYDYHVARL
- a CDS encoding T9SS type A sorting domain-containing protein, giving the protein MVSEADLYGGSTAGIMRSTDDGASWSYPESTFSYRRGYSFASRGELLFAGTTTGLYRSTNRGRVWDRVEVGLSRPELSVYGIALLDSAIFIGTGGQGIAVSTDAGVLWQRLPDGLDLDVVEFLTALDSNLFASINSTKMIRSTDRGITWQRSDKGLPYNSVFGVEKVGNMYLALTMQGIYESSDTGTTWTPRKTTGLEGIISICLIESHGSLIMGTGSGVFVSRDSGYTWTNMSTGLDTIVNDVWILRVKGDFLYAAVYGYGLWRRPLSELTSVESPDLPVPVRHALLQNYPNPFNPSTTIRYGLPSRGHVTLTVFNTLGQQVSTLVQGEQDPGYHEVRFDGANLPSGVYFYRMNASSYTETKKLLLVR
- a CDS encoding DUF4160 domain-containing protein codes for the protein MPVISMFYGIVVLMYYFDDKKHKTPHIHAQYGEEEAVVSIPEGNVIAGTLPPAKLRLVLAWIEIHKEELLANWRLATEGQQVFNIDPLK
- a CDS encoding DUF2442 domain-containing protein, which gives rise to MNKLISVTPQDDHTLVLVFDDGSQRLFDVRPYLDKGIFVELKNLAYFRQVRIAFGTVQWPHQQDIAPETLYHDSRAYVAS
- a CDS encoding T9SS type A sorting domain-containing protein — encoded protein: MLLVVALSGLAFRSGAAGNGTPATEGTPRLSVGGEAPVVIVVDTAGVLHGWGYNGLGSLGNGANADTQRTPAAVVMNGLLSGKTIVALAGGTYHMLALDSDGRVYAWGYNRSGQLGDGTTVDSNVPVAVYTQGALEGERIIAIAAGWDHSLALSADGAVYAWGRNGSGQLGDGTTLGSNVPVAVRADGALSGKFVTAISAGGYHSLALTSEGTVYAWGLNNDGALGDGGSTSSSLPVRVYSEGEMSGAFITAVSGGGWYSLALSSGGVVYAWGNGQWLGRRWAGNSAVPIVVREALEGRTITAIAAGRVHALVLDSEGAVHGWGRNDNGGLCNRSLYATYVPVTVVRAGELAGTTISRIFAGAEFSYAVSSDRRLYAWGLNRFGQVGDGTTVNRWSPVATLIHRIATDVADDSPESPSGFTLRQNYPNPFNPSTTIRYGLPIRSHVSLTVYNTLGQGVATLMNGEQDPGYHEVRFDGSTLPSGVYFYRLQSRSYAETKKLLLIR
- a CDS encoding nucleotidyltransferase family protein, yielding MSTSPTHTEPLPPLATPTLRDVCQKYHVRRLMVFGSTADGSRSSESDIDLLVEFETGRTPGFAYARIAEDLSEIFERPVDLHTPASLSKYFRQQVVAEARVVYAEEE
- a CDS encoding beta-lactamase family protein; this encodes MLKHRFSCIAIVILGLLNSSLAQTSFSPAIEGGFIRLLSEQNVPGVSIAQISGGKIVALGAYGRQDSVDAAKTTTLYNVASLAKPISAEVALRLVSRGTISLDEPMVNYWTDPDIARDDRRMLLTPLFSLTHRTGFAANWRSEDGGTLRFTSTPGTTFHYSGEGYEYLARFIQKKTNRDLQAQAKELLFTPAEMAATSYVCQPWFEGRVALPAGKDGGWIEPMFTASPLASDLLYTTAGDYARFLIQVMNNEGITDSLARERQRVQVNLLEEIGQSIPVELRPDELGMGLGWMVIRFKQTTFFMHTGHDPGVHTFAYLSPTNGTGAVILTNGEKGKSIVAPILKEIGVEPELVALLERTMR